The Neoarius graeffei isolate fNeoGra1 chromosome 1, fNeoGra1.pri, whole genome shotgun sequence region gagaattggccaagttattagactgtgaaatgatatcaaattttttgaaacaccctgtccatgcttgaaactggtacaggctggtctgattgctacttgttttggttagttaaatccttgagatttatcttcatgcccacattctgctctctgcttaatgaaggttatgttggcCAGTAATGCCTTTCTTCTTTATTTTACATTAGGGATGCAAATTATCGATTAATTCATTAATCGTTAGTTGATTGACTTTATCGATCGATTAATGATTAACTGATAAGCGACTTTTTTTCCTGAGAACATGCATTTATCACGGTGTCTTTAATGTAAAGCAAAATATTGCTTATATACACTGAATAAAAAATGCAGGTTATATTCCTCAATTAATGTTTTATTGCACCAGTTGGGATACGGTACAGATAATGGCATTTAACCAAAATAAATTCTGCACAGAAAGTTGAAAtacataaaaaaaataattgtGCACTGGCTCACCTGTTGCATGTGAAACATTAAGcaacataaaataaatttttaaatcTATACAATATgggctgggcggcatggtggtgtagtggttagtgctgtcgcctcacagcaagaaggtccgggttcgagccccgtggccggcgagggcctttctgtgcggagtttgcaggtttgtgtgtgaatggttgtctgtgtcagccctatgatgacctggtgacttgtccagggtgtaccccgcctttcgcccgtagtcagctgggataggctccagcttgcctgcgaccctgtagaacaggataaagcggctacagataatgagatgaaacaaTATGGGCTTGGCCTACACAATATTAAGCCTACATATAATTATCTGGTAAAGTACTTGTATGGAAAACTTGAAACATTAGCAGTAGCACTTATAATCCCCCTTGTTCTGAGAGAGGTAACAGTAAGATTACTAGCCCTGGAAATTTACAATAACGTAGTACTGAACACAACTTAAATCATCCCTGAGGAAGGTGACAGTAAAATTAGAGGGCCTCTATTAAACAATTAAATGAAGATATAGGCTACCTCTCCTGAAACAAAAACATTCCTGTCTCAATGTGTTTTCAATAGACTCCTGACCTAGACCCCTGTATTTTTGTTCAGGAAAATAAGCATATTAACATGGTCTGGAGTAAGTCGTGTGCGCAGCCTGTTTACAGTGAGGCCAGCTGCTGAGAATACATGTTCAGATGAGACAGACGTGCCCGGTATGCACAGATATCATCGTGCCACATTTGCCAGCCTCGGGAATGGCCCTTCATTGACTTTCCACCATTCTGTGGGACTGGAATCAAGGAGTGGTGAGGGATCCTTGAGAAACATGTCCACTTCTTTTTCTATGTCATTGTTGCAGCTGGTGGTATAGTTTTCACCCAGTAGACGAGTCATAGCAGAAGTGTGCCTCTGAAGTGCAGCTCCCTGGACTTGCACATCATCTCCAGTGGTGGCTTCATCATCTCTTGATGTGCAGCTCACATGTTCTGCCATAGGCAGTTCAAGCAGCTTGGAATGAGCTGAGATCCTGCTTACCGGCACCAGAAATCCCAGGTGCTTATGCCGTGGGTCCAGCATCGTTGCTACCATTGGCGTTGTTGATGTGAGGTCTTCAGACTCAACCTGTTAAAATTAAATAAAGGAGAAAGCTAGCATCAGAGTTTTATTTAATAAGGTTTGACATGACAAGGGTACTGTAACAACTGCATAAAAACGCAGTTTATACTGTGACAACGTGTCAGTGATGAGTAAGTTATGCACCCCACAATCTGTTAATATAGAGCTCAAATGTGGTGATGATTgagaatttaattaattaatggcCATAGCTTACCTTCATCCGTTCAACCGACGAAGTGCGCACTTTAGATTTGAATTCCGCCACTCTGCTGCCGTCTCCATCTGCCGTCTTGAGGTGCGTGTTGATCACACTGAATGTGATTGGGTAAGTGTTGGATATGGATACCTCAGTATCTGCAGACATTACAGTAGTTGCACATTTGAGAGCCTCCAGTGCCGGCGCCATGTCTTCCATCAGCTGCCAGAAGTCGTCTCTCAACTCCAGCGTCCTCGCATCTGTAAGCTTGGTCACTGAGCGGTCTGATAGTACAGCACACACGGCCCATCGCTGTTCCACGAGTCTGCCAAACATTTCACCTGGTTTTGCAGGACTGAATGAGCCGATGAGCTGGTAGCTACATTTGTTTTCGTTTTGCTTTTAGCGCTTTTGTTGCTGGAGTGCTGTGGTGGAAGTGTTTCACCAACCTGCCAGCAGCTGCAATTACTCAGTTGACACCAGCAGCAGTGAATCCGTCGTTGACAGCCAGATTTAAAGTATGTGCAAAGCACGaaactgatttccaaatgacgtgTGGGGTCGTTTGCCAAGACAATGTTCCGAGCGTTGTCGTGAACACAGGCTATTGCACGCCCGGTGAGTCCCCATGACTCCACAGCCTGGTTCAGTTTGTCAGCCAAATTATCAGCTGTATGTCTCTCGGAGAAGCTCCTGGTGAGAAGGACTGCTGACTTTACCTGCCAGTCGTTTTCAATGTAGTGGCAAGTCACTGTAATGTAGCTTTCTGTAGTCAGTGCCGTCCAACAATCTGTCGTCAAAGCCACATTAGCCACGGCTAGCTGTGTTTTTAGCTCAGCCTTGTTTTTGTAGCGTGCTTCCAGGCGGGTAGTTATGGTCGCTTGAGAAGGGATATTATAACCTGGCTCCATGAAGtgtattaactcccgaaatccctcGCCATCAGTGGTGCTAATTGGCATCATATCTTTTTCGATCATGCCGCAAATCTTCTGAGTAATGCCCTCAGCTTTCCTGCCTTCCCATCACCGCGGCGATTAGTCGGTTGTGAAGGCGATGGACTTCCTCCCTGCAACACGGCTGCATGCAGGTTTTGAAGGTGGTATCTTGGCGAACTCGTAGAGCTGCTGAACTTAAACGTAGTACCGCAGAGTTTACATTGAGCGTCTTTGTCATCATTAATTAGCTTGAAATGCTCCCATACTCCACTCCATTTTGACCGCCTCGTGTTTGTGTGCCGGGTCTCTCGCCGCCCATGAGAATTCCGCGTTACGTTCAAGTACGTTCAGTGTGGCCTAGATTAAGCAATGGCACCCTCAACTGGTGACACATGACATTTCACTGAAAAAAAACTCCTGTGGAAAATGGCCCTCGATTCAGTTAACCTACAATTTAATATAATCGATTTAAATTCTTTTCGACAATTAACCGATAGTCGATTAACCGTTTACATCCTTACTTTACATAAAACTATGATCCTGACGGGTGATGTAATGATGCCTAATGTGTCTCGTTTGTGTCTTCACCCATTTACGTTATACATACATAACTTTGCTTCATCAATGAAATCATCATCCagtcacatagctacaacacacttgaagaaaatttttatatatatatatatatatatatatatatatatatatatatatatatatatatatataaataacacacacacacacccatgtttGTCTGACAatgaactgagaaacatctctgaacagtcgtGTCAGTGACTGCTCCCAGATCCGTGAGTCAGGATCTCCTAGGCACTAGAGGTCGACAGTCCTGGATCATACTTTGTCAgttccttcagtacagacagatcagaACCTaacacaatgttttttttttttcttcttttttttttttttaatattactgTTCTTAAACATGTAAAGTATTATTGATACTGTAATCCAATCTGAGCCAAAATCCAAAGACTTGATCCAGATGCATTATGGGTGCTTACATAGTTAACTTTACATTGTGTTTGAGCTCCTGCTAAGTCTCCCCCAGCCCTTTAATCATAATGTATCCATTATATGATTTTTCTTTTAAAGATCAGTTTCCTTTGCTGACGACTAAACGCGTTTTCTGGAAGGGGATCTTGGAGGAGTTACTGTGGTTCATAAAGGTAAGCGATTATTTCCTGATCACCTATATGCTCTGGTTATCAGACGGTAATAACATCAGAAAATACGACCGAAAGTTTTACTGAGTTTAAAATGCAGCCTTCAGTTGGGTTTGCTTGTTTGCAGAAACATCAATGGTGATAACCTTCATTGGTGATCTCTAGAAATGCGGAGCTGTTGGACGAGAGTGTACCCTTAACAATGAGTAGTTTTAATGGTACGCCAAGGTTTTTCCGTGCATAACTTGAACATTTTATGGATGATATGAAATATAAAGTCAATTACATATTGATGCATTTCATGCAAACCTGAAGTACTGTACATGTGGAAAAAAATCTACATTAATCCAAATTGCCCTGTAGCAATTTTGCATCTATTACTTTACTCCATTCCAAATTGGATACATTACGTACTCTTAAAAGGTGCGATAGTCAACACTGATTGTTCATTTCTTACAAGTACTAATCATGTGGAAAATTTATGTAGAAAGGATTTAAAAGAAGTTGAAGTAATCCAATCtattccaggcggcacggtggcgtagtggttagcactgtcgcctcacagcaagaaggtccaggttcgagccgagtggctggcgagggcctttctgtgtggagtttgcgtgttctccccgtgtctctgtgggtttcctccggtttcccccacagtccaaagacatgcaggttaggttaactggtgactctaaattgagcgtaggtgtgagtgtgaatggttgtttgtctttgtgtcagccctgcgatgacctggcgacttgtccagggtgtaccccgcctttcgcccgtagtcagctgggataggctccagcttgcctgcgaccctgcacaggataagcgactacagataatggatggatggatctattCAATAGTTTGATCAATCCAAGCCATTGTCTTAGAACAAGTGTATTGCATGGCTTGAAAAACCtgttgtgggatttttttttaattgttcttaAACATGTAAAGCATTCTTGAGTCAGTCAACCTGAGCCAAAGACAAAAGGCTTGATCCAGATGCACTATGGGTGTTTATGTAGTAAACTTTACATCATTTGGGGGGGGGTTAGAAAAGCCGGCTTTTGGTCCAGAATCTAAATAAGAATTGGCTTcttgtcagtcattttatagacacGCCCTGAACACTTTTTCCTCTTCACATCCTCATAAATCATTTATTAAAGCACATTGCATGTTTAGAATTTTAACTTTACTTTCAAGTAGTTGAATGTCTGAATGCACTTGAAAGTGATGTCATGACTGTCTTTGTAAGTGCAAACTCTTGTTACACAGCCACCAGACATGGGTGAGTTCTGTGTACATGGCTGGACCTGGGTTGGGCTCAGTGAGTTtaaagttaatttaaaaaaaaacatttaaaaatcaATCAAATCCACCCATTTAACCTTTAGAGACCCATCACAAATCATGTCCTAAATATCATCCATTTGCTTTTGTGTTTATCTAATGGTTCGTCACACACAGCTGATACTGGGGTACACATTTTTGTTTAGTATAAAGGAAAGTTGCCTGAGAACTGCTGTAGTCCTGCTCTTGCATTAAATGACTGCTCTTGAATTTTAAGTCAAATAATGTCATGGCTatagcacactttttttttttttccctctttcctCCCACAAAAGTAGCCAGGCTGTACCCAGGCTTtcatctaaacgggggaacaggggcgctgcgccctcttactctcggtgtgcgcccccttaccgactccatgaaaacatcccagcaacactacatgacaatgtgtctgatcatcaaatacgttataattgctccaaaaatattccaatcatagtagatacaccgccagacggtgcaaaaacaatccgaattggcgttttccaaactgaggcgccatgttgtttagttgtcgccttgtcgcggctgctctcgcgagatttgacatgggttacatacaaggtcagctgacttgtagagcgagatttctcgagactgaatgacctttcacccaccggcgtgggagcttttgacaagaagttcacgagttgtttttgttgacacttgggcatttaaagatgtcatctcgcggcacgaagcggaagaaagccaaagactgtccggggcagaagaagattacttctttctttttcaatgttgacagacaatttattacaatttccctctcagatagcctcagaatatcccattggagcatttttcaaaggctttgcacagcGGGGggagacaaccggcaccatccccccccgctttactccctcgccatggtgagcgccctcatactaaatttttctagaaaaaaccctggtacCAGTTCCGTGTCTAAGAGTAATATACGGAAATTGAACCTAAACAATTTCAGCTGCTGTAGCTGATTTTCTTTCAGGCGCAGCATGCATGGTTGAATTGGACTTTGCATCCACTAGTCAAACTTGTTTAACTTTGCATTGAACATTTAACATCTACGTAAATCTGACTGGTGGGTTAGTCATAATGAGTTACCAATAGAGGGCAGCAATCTAACACGGATCTTTTTTGTAGGGCTCAACAAATGCCAAAGAGCTTTCAGAGAAAGGTGTGAAGATTTGGGATGCCAACGGCTCACGGGAGTTTCTTGATAAGAATGGATTCACGGAGCGTGAGGAAGGGGACTTGGGCCCTGTGTACGGTTTCCAGTGGAGACACTTTGGAGCAGAATACAAAGACATGCATACTGGTGGGTGTGTGAAAACTATTGCAGCATAAAAATGCCACAATATTTGGCATTTAAAACTACACAAAGCACAGAGCTGTGTGGTTCAGAAAAAAATGTTTACAAATGGAAAAAATGTGCATTCTTGCATCTTTTTTCTGTAAAGGGACAGGGAAAGTCACATGAGCAGCACAGTGTACAGGATAAAGTGCAAATCTACAATGCAC contains the following coding sequences:
- the LOC132893764 gene encoding uncharacterized protein LOC132893764 translates to MFGRLVEQRWAVCAVLSDRSVTKLTDARTLELRDDFWQLMEDMAPALEALKCATTVMSADTEVSISNTYPITFSVINTHLKTADGDGSRVAEFKSKVRTSSVERMKVESEDLTSTTPMVATMLDPRHKHLGFLVPVSRISAHSKLLELPMAEHVSCTSRDDEATTGDDVQVQGAALQRHTSAMTRLLGENYTTSCNNDIEKEVDMFLKDPSPLLDSSPTEWWKVNEGPFPRLANVAR